A single genomic interval of Chryseobacterium paludis harbors:
- a CDS encoding DUF4296 domain-containing protein: MKKLIFLFVLMFVFSCKKYVDTPKNLVSKDKMSEILADLAINDQATFMFQNTNLESGTRYVLKTHNVKADDFVESFKYYVVEQKMTDIADEAQKIILKKDPKADKYVNDKLKKNKNLPTLSN; encoded by the coding sequence ATGAAAAAATTGATTTTTCTTTTTGTTTTGATGTTTGTATTTTCTTGTAAGAAATACGTTGATACACCTAAGAATCTTGTTTCCAAAGATAAAATGTCTGAAATACTGGCTGATCTTGCAATCAATGATCAGGCAACTTTTATGTTTCAGAATACGAATTTAGAGAGTGGAACAAGATATGTTCTTAAGACCCACAATGTAAAAGCCGATGACTTTGTAGAAAGTTTTAAATATTATGTTGTCGAACAAAAGATGACTGATATTGCTGATGAAGCACAGAAGATAATACTAAAAAAAGATCCTAAAGCGGATAAATATGTAAATGATAAACTAAAGAAGAATAAAAATCTTCCCACTTTGTCAAACTAA